A section of the Bryobacteraceae bacterium genome encodes:
- a CDS encoding O-methyltransferase, producing the protein MQPLTFDELQSKMRGFQESRILLTAVELDLFTHVGTGANAAEVARRAGTDPRATEVLLNALAAIGALLKRDGTFFNTPATAQYLVAGSPDCARPALMHTVHLFDSWATLTRCVRSGTAVRAGAGAEDSQWTESFIEAMHWRAQKDAAELARIGRAQDVRRMLDVGGGSGVYSIAFARANPALHAEVLDREPVTRIARRHILAEGLEDRVTTRVGDLTRDDLGSGYDLVLLSAICHMLSPEENRSLLARCFRALAPGGRLLIRDFILDPEKTSPPQAALFAVNMLVNTRGGSTYTEEEYSAWLREAGFAGIRREAADLIAAVRAAP; encoded by the coding sequence ATGCAGCCTCTCACATTTGATGAACTCCAGTCAAAAATGCGCGGCTTCCAGGAGAGCCGCATCCTGCTCACCGCCGTCGAACTCGACCTCTTCACCCACGTCGGCACAGGCGCCAACGCCGCCGAGGTGGCCCGCAGGGCCGGCACGGATCCCCGCGCTACGGAAGTCCTGCTCAACGCCCTTGCCGCTATCGGGGCGCTCCTCAAACGGGACGGCACGTTCTTCAACACCCCGGCCACCGCCCAATATCTCGTCGCCGGCAGCCCGGACTGCGCCCGGCCCGCGCTCATGCACACCGTTCATCTGTTCGACTCGTGGGCTACGCTCACCCGCTGCGTCCGCTCCGGCACGGCCGTCCGCGCCGGCGCCGGGGCGGAGGATTCGCAGTGGACCGAAAGCTTCATCGAAGCCATGCACTGGCGAGCGCAGAAAGACGCCGCCGAACTCGCGCGCATCGGCCGCGCCCAGGACGTCCGGCGCATGCTGGATGTCGGGGGCGGCTCTGGCGTCTACTCCATCGCCTTCGCCAGAGCGAATCCGGCGCTGCACGCCGAGGTGCTCGACCGCGAGCCCGTCACCCGCATCGCCCGCCGCCACATCCTCGCCGAAGGACTCGAGGACCGCGTCACCACCCGCGTTGGCGATCTCACCCGGGATGATCTGGGCTCCGGCTACGACCTCGTGCTGCTTTCCGCCATCTGCCACATGCTCAGTCCGGAGGAAAACCGCTCGCTGCTGGCGCGCTGCTTCCGCGCCCTCGCGCCCGGCGGGCGGCTGCTGATTCGCGACTTCATCCTCGACCCCGAAAAGACGTCCCCTCCTCAGGCCGCCCTCTTCGCCGTCAACATGCTTGTCAACACGCGCGGAGGTTCCACCTACACCGAGGAGGAATATTCGGCCTGGCTCCGCGAGGCCGGCTTCGCCGGCATCCGCCGCGAGGCGGCCGACCTCATCGCTGCGGTCAGGGCGGCGCCCTGA